Within Pseudomonas alloputida, the genomic segment CACCTTGCTGGTGTCCAGCTGGGTGAGGGTGGCGACCTGGCTGGCGCTGGCCTGTTGCAGCATGATCGCCAGGCGATTGCTTTCGGTCTGGCTGACGGTGATCTGGCTGCCCTGGGGCAGCGGCTGGCTGGCGTTGGCCTGAAGCTGGGTCTGCACGCCGTTGGCCTGCATCAGCCGTAGCACCAGCTGAAAGTCCTGGCCCGTCTGACGCAACGATAAAACCTCGGCTTGCGCGGTTTCGCCAGGAGCTAGCAACCCAGGCTGCGCCTGGATCAGGCGCAGCAGATCGCCGGTCATGCCCGCCTTCATGGCTTGGCTGTTGATCGCGGTTTGTGCGCCGAGACTATTGATTTCAGTCATGATTGTATACAACCTGTCGAGCCCGGCCTCTTGGCAGCGCGGCGGCGCGTGTAATAATGCCGCGCGCCTGTGGTTGCCAGTATAACGGCAGCGCGCGGGGCGACTTGAGACACAAGGGTTCTGGAGCGGTGTTGGCTGCTTCAAAGCCCTACTGAAGATAAGGCGAAACCGTGACCCTTCACCTCCAAGCCGCGGGCCTGGCCTGCGAGCGCGACTGGCGCCTGCTGTTCGAACAGCTCGATTTCGAGCTGGGCGCCGGCGACATGCTGCAGATCAGTGGCCCCAACGGCAGCGGCAAGACCAGCCTGTTGCGCCTGCTGGCCGGGCTGATGCAGCCGACGGCCGGGCAGATTCTGCTGGGTGGCAAGCCCCTGGCAGAACAGCGTCATGCCTTGGCCAGCGCCCTGCTGTGGATTGGCCACGCCGCCGGCATCAAGGACTTGCTCACCGCCGAGGAGAATCTCACCTGGCTGTGCGCCCTGCACCAGCCGGCCAGCCGCGAGGCGATCTGGGCGGCGCTGGAGGCTGTCGGCCTGCGCGGTTTCGAAGACGTCCCCTGCCATACCCTGTCGGCCGGTCAGCAGCGCCGTGTGGCGCTGGCCCGGCTGCACCTGGCTTGTCCGCCGCTATGGATTCTCGACGAGCCGTTCACCGCGCTCGACAAGCAAGGCGTGGCGCAGCTTGAAGCGCACCTGGCAGCCCACTGCGAGCAGGGCGGCACGGTGGTGCTGACGACTCACCACACACTGGAACGCAAGCCCTCCGGTTATCGAGAACTGAACCTGGGGCAATGGGCTGCATGAGCGTATTCATTTTGCTGCTGCGCCGCGAAGCGCGCCTGCTGTTCCGTCGCCCGGCCGAACTGGCCAACCCGTTGGTGTTCTTCGCCATTGTCGTGGCCATGTTCCCGCTGGCGGTCGGCCCGGAAAGCCAATTGTTGCAAACCTTGTCGCCGGGCCTGGTCTGGGTGGCAGCGTTGCTGGCCGTGTTGTTGTCGCTGGACGGCCTGTTCCGCAGCGATTTCGAGGACGGCTCGCTGGAGCAATGGGTGCTGTCGCCGCACCCACTGCCGCTGCTGGTGCTGGCCAAGGTGCTGGCGCACTGGATCTTTTCCGGGCTGGCGCTGGTATTGTTGGCGCCACTGCTGGCACTGATGCTGGGGCTGCCAAGCCATTGCCTGCCGGTGCTGCTCGGTTCGCTGCTGCTGGGTACGCCGGTATTGAGCTTGCTGGGCGCGGTAGGTGCGGCACTGACAGTCGGCCTTAAACGCGGAGGTTTGTTACTGGCGTTGCTGATTCTGCCGTTGTATATCCCTGTATTGATCCTGGGCAGTGGTGCGTTGCAAGCGGCGTTGCAAAATATGCCGGCAACCGGCCATCTGCTCTGGCTCGCCAGCCTGACGGCCCTGGCCGTTACCCTGGCACCCTTTGCGATAGCGGCCGGCCTGAAGATCAGCGTCGGCGAATAACGAGTCCCGGGCTCTCAAGCCCGGCAAATACCCTGGATGTACCCTGATGAAAATAAGCTGGACGTGGTTCCACAAGCTGGGCTCCCCGAAATGGTTCTATGCCATCAGCGGCCGCATGCTGCCGTGGCTGGCCGGTGCTGCCGTGCTCCTGCTGCTGGTCGGCATCACCTGGGGCCTGGCCTTCGCCCCCCAGGACTACCAGCAGGGCAACAGCTTCCGCATCATCTATATCCATGTGCCGGCGGCGATGCTGGCGCAGTCCTGCTATGTGCTGCTGGCGGTGGCCGGGGTGGTGGGGCTGGTGTGGAAGATGAAACTGGCCGACGTCGCCCTGCAGTGTGCCGCGCCCATTGGCGCCTGGATGACCGCCGTGGCGCTGGTTACCGGCGCCATCTGGGGCAAGCCGACCTGGGGCAGCTGGTGGGTGTGGGATGCCCGCCTTACGTCCATGCTCATCCTGCTGTTCCTGTACTTCGGCATTATTGCGCTGGGCCAGGCGATCAGTAATCGTGATAGTGCGGCCAAGGCCTGTGCGGTGCTTGCGATTGTCGGTGTGGTGAATATCCCGATCATCAAGTATTCGGTGGAGTGGTGGAACACCCTGCACCAGGGGGCCACCTTCACCCTTACCGAAAAGCCGGCGATGCCGGCCGAAATGTGGCTGCCGCTGTTGTGCACGGCGCTGGGTTTCTACTGTTTCTTCGGCGCCGTACTGCTGCTGCGCATGCGCCTTGAAGTGCTCAAGCGCGAAGCACGCGCCAGTTGGGTCAGGGACGAAGTATTGAACAGCCTGGGGCGGAGGGCCGCACAATGAGCTTTGCCACCTTCGGTGACTTTCTCGCCATGGGCCACCATGGCCTGTACGTGTGGTCGGCCTATGGCATCTGCCTGGCGGTGCTGGCGCTGAATGTCGGTGCGCCACTGCTGGCCCGTCGTCGCTATTTGCAAGAAGAGGCGCGCCGTTTGCGCCGGGAGAACAACCAGTGAATCCGCAGCGCAAGAAACGCCTGTTGCTCATCGTCGGCCTGCTGGTCGGCGTCGGGGTTGCCGTCGGCTTTGCCTTGAGCGCATTGCAGCAGAACATCAACCTGTTCTATACACCGACCCAGATCGCCAACGGCGAAGCCCCGCTGGACACGCGCATCCGCGCCGGCGGCATGGTGGAGAAAGGCTCGGTGCAGCGTTCGGCCGACTCGCTGGACGTGCGTTTCGTGGTAACCGACTTCAACAAGTCGGTACCCATCACCTACCGCGGCATCCTCCCCGACCTGTTCCGCGAAGGGCAGGGCATCGTCGCCCTTGGCAAGCTCAATGCCGACGGTGTGGTGGTAGCCGATGAAGTGCTGGCCAAGCACGACGAGAAATACATGCCGCCCGAAGTCACCAAGGCCCTGAAGGAAAGCGGCCAGGCCGCTGCCGGCGGGGAGACGAAGCCATGAACGCAGCACTGGTAGTCCCCGAACTGGGCCAGTTGGCGATGATTCTGGCCATCTGCTTTGCCGTCGTACAGGCCAGTGTGCCGTTGCTTGGCGCGTGGCGTGGCGACAGCCTGTGGATGAGCCTGGCGCGGCCGGCAGCCTGGGGGCAGTTCGCCTTCCTGGCGTTTGCCTTTGCCTGCCTGACCCATGCCTTCATGACAGACAATTTCTCGGTCGCCTATGTGGCCAGCAACTCCAACAGCGCCTTGCCCTGGTACTACAAGTTCAGTGCGGTGTGGGGCGCCCATGAGGGTTCGTTGCTGCTTTGGGCGCTGATCCTTGGCGGCTGGACCTTTGCCGTGTCGGTGTTCTCCCGGCAGTTGCCGCAGGTGATGCTGGCCCGCGTGCTGGCGGTAATGGGCATGATCAGCGTGGGCTTCCTGAGCTTCCTGATCATTACTTCCAACCCGTTCCAGCGCCTGCTGCCGCAGGTGCCGACCGATGGCCGTGACCTCAACCCGCTGTTGCAGGACTTTGGCCTGATCGTTCACCCACCCATGCTCTACATGGGCTATGTGGGCTTCTCGGTGGCTTTCGCGTTCGCCATTGCCGCCTTGCTCGGCGGCCGGCTGGACGCTGCCTGGGCGCGCTGGTCGCGGCCGTGGACCATCGTCGCCTGGGCTTTCCTGGGTGTTGGCATCACCTTGGGGTCGTGGTGGGCCTACTACGAACTGGGCTGGGGTGGCTGGTGGTTCTGGGACCCGGTGGAAAACGCCTCGTTCATGCCTTGGCTGGTGGGCACCGCACTGATCCACTCGCTGGCGGTGACCGAGAAACGCGGGGTGTTCAAGAGCTGGACCGTGCTGCTGGCAATTGCCGCATTCTCCCTGAGCCTGCTGGGTACCTTCCTGGTGCGTTCCGGAGTGCTGACCTCGGTGCACGCGTTTGCCGCCGACCCGTCGCGGGGTATTTTCATCCTGTTTTTCCTGCTGTTCGTGGTCGGCGGCTCGCTCACCCTGTTCGCCCTGCGCGCACCGGTGGTCAAGAGCCAGGTCGGTTTCGCCCTGTGGTCGCGTGAAACGCTGCTGCTGGCCAACAACCTGGTGCTGGTGGTCGCGGCTTCGATGATTCTGCTCGGTACCCTGTACCCATTGGTGCTCGATGCCCTGACCGGGGCCAAGCTGTCGGTCGGCCCGCCCTATTTCGACGCCTTGTTCCTGCCACTGATGGCGCTGCTGATGGTGGTGCTGAGCGTGGGCGTGGTGGTGCGCTGGAAGGACACCCCGGGCAAATGGTTGGTCAGCATGATGACCCCGGTATTGATCGGCAGTGCCATCCTTGCACCGGTTGCCGGCTTTATCGTCGACGACTTCGACTGGCCGACGCTGACGGCCTTCGCCCTGGCCGCCTGGGTAGTGCTTGGCGGGCTGCGTGACATTTTCGACAAGACCCGCCACAAGGGCCTGGTCAAAGGCCTGCCGGGCCTGGGCCGCAGCTACTGGGGCATGCAACTGGCGCACCTGGGCCTGGCGGTGTGTGCGCTGGGCGTGGTGCTGTCCAGCAACAACAGCGCCGAGCGCGACCTGCGCATGGCGCCGGGCGAAAGCGTGGAGCTGGGTGGCTACCACTTCCTGTTCCAGGGCGCCAAGCACTTCGAGGGGCCGAACTTCATCTCTGACAAGGGCACCATCGTGGTCAGCCGCGAGGGCCGTGAAGTGACCACACTGTACCCAGAGAAGCGCCTGTACACCGTGCAACAGTCGATGATGACCGAAGCGGGCATCGACGCCGGCTTTACCCGCGACCTGTACGTCGCGCTTGGCGAGCCACTGGAGAATGGCGCCTGGGCTGTGCGCGTACATATTAAGCCTTACGTCCGCTGGATCTGGCTGGGCGGTCTGCTGACCGGCCTGGGCGGGTTGCTGGCGGCCCTCGACCGGCGCTACCGCGTCAAGGTCAAGACCCGGGTGCGTGATGTCCTGGGCGTGTCTGGAGCAGCTGCATGAAGCGTTGGATCATGGTAGTGCCCCTTGCAGTGTTCCTGCTGGTGGCGGTGTTCCTCTACAAGGGGCTTTTCCTCAAGCCCGACGAGCTGCCTTCGGCAATGATCGGCAAACCGTTCCCGGCGTTTTCCCTGGCGTCGACACAGGGGGACCGCACCCTGACTCAGGCCGACTTGCAGGGGCGTCCGGCACTGGTCAACGTGTGGGCCACCTGGTGCCCGTCGTGCAAGGTCGAGCACCCGTACCTGAACCAGCTGGCACAGCAGGGTGTGGTGATCCATGGGGTCAACTACAAGGATGACAACACCGCCGCGCAGAAGTGGTTGGCCGAGTTCCACAACCCCTATCAGCTGGATATTCGTGACGAGCAGGGCAGCCTGGGCCTGGACCTTGGGGTGTATGGGGCGCCGGAAACCTTCCTGATCGATGCCAAGGGCATCATCCGCTACAAGCACGTAGGCATCGTCGATGCCACGGTCTGGCGTGAACAGCTGGCGCCGTTGTATCAGGGCCTGATCGACGAGGCCAAGCCATGAGGCGCTGGCTGGCAGCTGCAGTGCTGGGCATGAGCCTGGCCGGTGTGGCCAAGGCGGCGATCGACACCTATCAGTTTCGCGACGAGGCCGAGCGCGAGCGTTACCAACAGTTGACCAAGGAACTGCGCTGCCCCAAGTGCCAGAACCAGGATATTGCCGACTCCAACGCGCCGATTGCTGCCGACCTGCGCCGGGAAATCTTCCGCATGCTTGGCGAAGGTCAGAGCAACCAGCAGATCATCGACTTCATGGTCGACCGCTATGGCGACTTCGTGCGCTACAAGCCGGCGCTCAGCGGGCGTACCTGGCTGCTGTGGTTTGGCCCGGGGATCTTGCTGGCCGGTGGCTTCGTGGTGCTGGCGGTGATCGTACGCCGGCGCCGTGCTACGGCCGTGCAGGGCGCCGATGAGTTGTCTGCCGAAGAACGCGAGCGTCTCGCCAAACTGCTGGAAAAAGAACAGACCCATGATTGAATTCTGGCTTAGCGCGGGCCTTCTGCTGCTCGCTGCCCTCAGCTTTTTGCTGCTCCCGATCCTGCGTGGCCGCCGTCGCCAGCAGGAAGAAGACCGCACGGCCTTGAACGTGGCCCTTTACCAGGAACGTGTCGCCGAACTGGGGGCCCAACAAGCCGCCGGTGTGCTCGATGAGGCGCAGATGGCTAGGGGCCGGGACGAGGCTGCCCGCGAGCTGCTGGCCGATACCGAAGGCGCCGAGGCCCCGCGCCAGGGGCATTTGGGCAAGGCCCTGCCGCTGCTGGCTGCGGTACTGGTGCCGCTGATGGCGCTGGGGCTGTACCTGCATTTTGGTGCGGCGGACCAGGTGGCGCTGACCCAGGAGTTTGCCGAGGCACCCAAGTCGATGGAAGAAATGACTACGCGCCTTGAGCGCGTGGTGCAGGCCCAGCCGGATTCGGCCGAGGCCATGTATTTCCTTGGCCGGGCCTACATGGCCGAGCAGCGCCCGGCCGATGCCGCGCGTACGTTCGAACGGGCCGTGGCCTTGGCTGGCCGCCAGCCCGAGCTGCTGGGGCAGTGGGCCCAGGCCCAGTACTTTGCCGCCAACAAGCAGTGGAGCCCGCAATTGCAGGCGCTGACTGACGAAGCGTTGAAGGCTGACCCCAACGAGGTGACCAGCCTGGGCCTGCGCGGTATTACTGCGTTTGAAGGCGAGCGTTATCAGGAAGCCATCGACTACTGGAAGCGTTTGCTGGCGCAGTTGCCAGAAGGTGATGCATCGCGAGCGGCGTTGCAGGGTGGTATCGACCGCGCCGCCGAGCGCCTGGGTGGGGTGCCAGCAGAGGCGACCGAGCCTGCACCTGTGGCGGCTCGCCTGAAAGTGCGGGTGGAACTGGCGGCTGCCTTGAAGGACAAGGTTCAGCCGGACGACACGGTGTTTATCTTCGCTCGCGCCAGCAATGGC encodes:
- the ccmA gene encoding cytochrome c biogenesis heme-transporting ATPase CcmA encodes the protein MTLHLQAAGLACERDWRLLFEQLDFELGAGDMLQISGPNGSGKTSLLRLLAGLMQPTAGQILLGGKPLAEQRHALASALLWIGHAAGIKDLLTAEENLTWLCALHQPASREAIWAALEAVGLRGFEDVPCHTLSAGQQRRVALARLHLACPPLWILDEPFTALDKQGVAQLEAHLAAHCEQGGTVVLTTHHTLERKPSGYRELNLGQWAA
- the ccmB gene encoding heme exporter protein CcmB, producing MSVFILLLRREARLLFRRPAELANPLVFFAIVVAMFPLAVGPESQLLQTLSPGLVWVAALLAVLLSLDGLFRSDFEDGSLEQWVLSPHPLPLLVLAKVLAHWIFSGLALVLLAPLLALMLGLPSHCLPVLLGSLLLGTPVLSLLGAVGAALTVGLKRGGLLLALLILPLYIPVLILGSGALQAALQNMPATGHLLWLASLTALAVTLAPFAIAAGLKISVGE
- a CDS encoding heme ABC transporter permease, whose translation is MKISWTWFHKLGSPKWFYAISGRMLPWLAGAAVLLLLVGITWGLAFAPQDYQQGNSFRIIYIHVPAAMLAQSCYVLLAVAGVVGLVWKMKLADVALQCAAPIGAWMTAVALVTGAIWGKPTWGSWWVWDARLTSMLILLFLYFGIIALGQAISNRDSAAKACAVLAIVGVVNIPIIKYSVEWWNTLHQGATFTLTEKPAMPAEMWLPLLCTALGFYCFFGAVLLLRMRLEVLKREARASWVRDEVLNSLGRRAAQ
- the ccmD gene encoding heme exporter protein CcmD encodes the protein MSFATFGDFLAMGHHGLYVWSAYGICLAVLALNVGAPLLARRRYLQEEARRLRRENNQ
- the ccmE gene encoding cytochrome c maturation protein CcmE, with the protein product MNPQRKKRLLLIVGLLVGVGVAVGFALSALQQNINLFYTPTQIANGEAPLDTRIRAGGMVEKGSVQRSADSLDVRFVVTDFNKSVPITYRGILPDLFREGQGIVALGKLNADGVVVADEVLAKHDEKYMPPEVTKALKESGQAAAGGETKP
- a CDS encoding heme lyase CcmF/NrfE family subunit, which encodes MNAALVVPELGQLAMILAICFAVVQASVPLLGAWRGDSLWMSLARPAAWGQFAFLAFAFACLTHAFMTDNFSVAYVASNSNSALPWYYKFSAVWGAHEGSLLLWALILGGWTFAVSVFSRQLPQVMLARVLAVMGMISVGFLSFLIITSNPFQRLLPQVPTDGRDLNPLLQDFGLIVHPPMLYMGYVGFSVAFAFAIAALLGGRLDAAWARWSRPWTIVAWAFLGVGITLGSWWAYYELGWGGWWFWDPVENASFMPWLVGTALIHSLAVTEKRGVFKSWTVLLAIAAFSLSLLGTFLVRSGVLTSVHAFAADPSRGIFILFFLLFVVGGSLTLFALRAPVVKSQVGFALWSRETLLLANNLVLVVAASMILLGTLYPLVLDALTGAKLSVGPPYFDALFLPLMALLMVVLSVGVVVRWKDTPGKWLVSMMTPVLIGSAILAPVAGFIVDDFDWPTLTAFALAAWVVLGGLRDIFDKTRHKGLVKGLPGLGRSYWGMQLAHLGLAVCALGVVLSSNNSAERDLRMAPGESVELGGYHFLFQGAKHFEGPNFISDKGTIVVSREGREVTTLYPEKRLYTVQQSMMTEAGIDAGFTRDLYVALGEPLENGAWAVRVHIKPYVRWIWLGGLLTGLGGLLAALDRRYRVKVKTRVRDVLGVSGAAA
- a CDS encoding DsbE family thiol:disulfide interchange protein — its product is MKRWIMVVPLAVFLLVAVFLYKGLFLKPDELPSAMIGKPFPAFSLASTQGDRTLTQADLQGRPALVNVWATWCPSCKVEHPYLNQLAQQGVVIHGVNYKDDNTAAQKWLAEFHNPYQLDIRDEQGSLGLDLGVYGAPETFLIDAKGIIRYKHVGIVDATVWREQLAPLYQGLIDEAKP
- a CDS encoding cytochrome c-type biogenesis protein yields the protein MRRWLAAAVLGMSLAGVAKAAIDTYQFRDEAERERYQQLTKELRCPKCQNQDIADSNAPIAADLRREIFRMLGEGQSNQQIIDFMVDRYGDFVRYKPALSGRTWLLWFGPGILLAGGFVVLAVIVRRRRATAVQGADELSAEERERLAKLLEKEQTHD
- the ccmI gene encoding c-type cytochrome biogenesis protein CcmI, whose product is MIEFWLSAGLLLLAALSFLLLPILRGRRRQQEEDRTALNVALYQERVAELGAQQAAGVLDEAQMARGRDEAARELLADTEGAEAPRQGHLGKALPLLAAVLVPLMALGLYLHFGAADQVALTQEFAEAPKSMEEMTTRLERVVQAQPDSAEAMYFLGRAYMAEQRPADAARTFERAVALAGRQPELLGQWAQAQYFAANKQWSPQLQALTDEALKADPNEVTSLGLRGITAFEGERYQEAIDYWKRLLAQLPEGDASRAALQGGIDRAAERLGGVPAEATEPAPVAARLKVRVELAAALKDKVQPDDTVFIFARASNGPPMPLAAKRVTVAQLPIEVELSDADAMMPQMKLSQYAEVQLVARVSRAGQPTQGEWVGRGAPLSSATQATQRLTIDTPDQ